From one Malus sylvestris chromosome 1, drMalSylv7.2, whole genome shotgun sequence genomic stretch:
- the LOC126626622 gene encoding uncharacterized protein LOC126626622: MQKTSPTGLDKLKASNLFAFPEKIGYYLALCLRVGLLLCLLASISLALFSAFYTKSHWFPMPDFTRTRTDFIAPGPGPGPQPEPEPKPEPTNTSHILFGIGASLTTWHDRSRSGELWWDPNTTRGFVWLDAKPKNETDFSGSIPYRVSEDWTRFRYSSSQSAVRIARIVYESFKVGLPNVRWFVMGDDDTVFFTENLVSVLARYDHDRMYYIGGNSESVEQDVMHAYDMAFGGGGFAISYPLAARLVEMMDGCLERYYNFYGSDQRVWACVSEMGVPLTKHAGFHQFDIRGDPYGVLAAHPLAPLVSLHHLDSMKPMFPDQTHLDSLKSLLRAYRVDPGRILQQSFCYDHRRKWSMSISWGYTIQLYPSLIGAMDLQMPLQTFKTWRSWSNGPFTFNTRPVSSDPCQQPIIYFLEQVAVGKSGIVTIYKRFVANEGNQCKQKEYAHAMAVQRIEVSSEKMDPHYWTKEEAPRRECCEIKNRGSIKNGGMGLRIRACKPKESITM; encoded by the exons atgcagaaaacGAGTCCGACTGGGCTGGACAAGCTCAAAGCTTCCAACTTGTTCGCATTCCCGGAAAAAATCGGCTACTACTTGGCCCTCTGCCTGCGCGTGGGCCTCCTCCTATGCCTCCTGGCGTCGATTTCACTCGCGCTCTTCTCCGCCTTCTACACCAAGTCACACTGGTTCCCCATGCCGGACTTCACCCGGACCCGAACCGACTTCATAGCTCCGGGACCGGGACCCGGACCCCAACCAGAACCCGAACCCAAACCAGAACCCACCAACACCTCCCACATTCTCTTCGGCATCGGCGCCTCCCTCACGACTTGGCACGACCGGAGCCGGTCAGGGGAACTCTGGTGGGACCCCAACACAACCCGCGGTTTCGTATGGCTCGATGCGAAACCCAAAAACGAAACGGACTTCTCCGGTTCGATTCCGTACCGGGTGTCGGAGGACTGGACCCGCTTCAGGTACTCGAGTTCGCAATCGGCGGTTCGTATCGCGCGGATTGTGTACGAGAGCTTTAAAGTCGGGCTGCCCAACGTGCGGTGGTTCGTGATGGGGGACGACGACACGGTGTTTTTCACCGAGAACCTGGTTTCGGTGCTGGCGAGGTACGACCACGACCGGATGTACTACATTGGCGGGAACTCGGAGAGCGTGGAGCAGGACGTGATGCACGCGTACGACATGGCGTTTGGCGGCGGCGGGTTCGCGATCAGCTACCCCCTCGCGGCGCGGCTGGTCGAAATGATGGACGGCTGTCTGGAGAGGTACTACAATTTCTACGGCTCCGATCAACGGGTGTGGGCCTGCGTCAGCGAGATGGGTGTGCCGCTCACTAAACACGCTGGGTTCCACCAG TTCGATATCAGAGGGGACCCCTATGGTGTCTTAGCAGCGCACCCATTGGCACCACTAGTGTCACTTCACCATCTGGACTCCATGAAACCCATGTTCCCAGACCAGACCCATTTAGACTCACTCAAATCCCTTCTTCGTGCATACCGGGTCGACCCGGGCCGGATCCTACAACAGAGCTTTTGCTACGATCACCGGCGTAAATGGTCAATGTCCATTTCATGGGGCTATACCATTCAGCTTTACCCGTCATTGATCGGAGCTATGGATCTTCAGATGCCATTGCAGACGTTCAAGACATGGCGGAGCTGGAGTAATGGACCTTTCACGTTCAATACCCGACCCGTGAGTTCCGACCCGTGTCAGCAGCCCATCATTTACTTCTTGGAGCAGGTTGCTGTCGGCAAGAGTGGGATTGTGACTATTTACAAGAGGTTTGTGGCCAATGAGGGGAACCAATGTAAGCAAAAAGAGTATGCCCATGCAATGGCAGTGCAGAGGATTGAAGTCTCCTCAGAGAAGATGGACCCTCACTATTGGACAAAG GAAGAGGCTCCACGAAGAGAGTGCTGTGAGATTAAGAACCGAGGAAGCATAAAGAATGGAGGCATGGGGCTTAGGATTAGGGCATGCAAACCCAAGGAGTCAATTACTATGTAG